From the genome of Desulfobulbaceae bacterium, one region includes:
- a CDS encoding response regulator, which translates to MTVLKQHRILIVDDEEPIRGLIENIASREGFECVTAGSVDEALSILAKERFSLLISDINMPGKTGLDLLLGVNR; encoded by the coding sequence ATGACCGTTTTGAAACAACACCGGATCCTCATTGTTGACGATGAAGAGCCAATTCGTGGTTTGATAGAGAATATCGCCAGTCGTGAGGGCTTTGAGTGCGTTACTGCCGGGAGCGTTGACGAGGCATTGTCGATACTGGCAAAGGAACGGTTTTCGTTGCTTATCTCTGACATCAATATGCCGGGCAAGACGGGACTCGATCTGCTCTTGGGCGTCAATCGTAT